The Tenebrio molitor chromosome 5, icTenMoli1.1, whole genome shotgun sequence genome has a segment encoding these proteins:
- the LOC138131073 gene encoding ATP-binding cassette sub-family C member 4-like isoform X2: protein MDHLKTKQKTANPEQTTNFFLKFVFIHMRNVFIRGVKNEADIYEVLPSFKSQTLGDKLEKNWNNHGVQNDPSMIKILWRSFRKQYLLLGITQVIPITITIVRPKIVRNFVSYFTKNHNNFNKTEAWFFGCAFVIIEFIQLLYNANFSLRLEAIGIKMRTGLTSLIYRKVLKMNLFQLDNISVGKIITLVTRDVNEFEIYVLKVTYFLCDSLRFLITCYVVYVEIGYLVVILVSLFCTIMLIQVFLAKILASMKIKTLKETDLRYQATKEMLDAIATIKCYIWGDSYSKNVSKVRTKEVCLIYKIYLLLYAKFAISETILNASTYVFITSSIWLGNQIKVETIFFLIISMQSLGLAFKRGIPRGIHEMIKLVAVLRRIGKVLRIIDAQSPSKHRNQEKVPVKIILSNLDVHSRGCKILENVNFEICNRLTVITGSTASGKSLLLQVILGEYEAVAGRLSVNGGISYASQQPWLFASTIRQNILFGTKYDEERYLKVLQVCALLHDLRLLPGGDGFIVADRGVNLSKGQQSRINLARAVYRDSEIYLLDDCLSNLDVLVGVYIFEKCIKEFLKDKLVILVTQNPRHIGGADNVIILNEQTAKFVSNSSRNLLQKEIKSLAIAWKEDNCKENEDVTEEDVHETTHLLSQGKLEKNIYEEKVIPGRINLESYKKFIAHGGGSVKFATTCIVFGVVLISKSSLQKLENDWIDTEQKILNYTVYNSTNDSYKNAMQKRHQMIYIFPIMSLALAIMSFLRAGIFYLLARKASLSLHRMLFEKIVNASAEFFSKHYIGNILNRFSEDLLYVDERVPFSMYMILEAFADTIGIMILMTSVNLTFLTISLVFCTLPVATTIFCLKTGRILKQLEISTRSSFIGHVNATTEGLPIIRSAKVENILIDDFDKHQNLYTSASYLYTYPPHMLVLCYHKLPSSRNLYKSYPAEESELKLR, encoded by the exons ATGGATCATCTGAAAACAAAACAGAAAACCGCTAACCCAgaacaaacaacaaatttcTTCTTAAAGTTTGTTTTCat CCACATGAGAAATGTGTTTATAAGAGGCGTCAAAAATGAGGCTGACATTTACGAAGTGCTTCCGTCTTTCAAGTCCCAAACATTAGGGGataaactagaaaaaaattggaataatcaTGGAGTTCAAAACGATCCATCAATGATTAAAATCTTATGGAGAAGTTTCAGAAAACAATATTTGCTGCTCGGCATTACTCAAGTCATTCCAATTACTATAAC AATTGTGCGACCAAAAATTGTAAGGAATTTTGTATCGTATTTTACCAAAAACCAcaacaattttaacaaaactgaAGCATGGTTCTTTGGATGTGCCTTTGTTATTATTGAGTTTATACAACTTTTGTATAATGCAAATTTTTCACTCAGACTTGAAGCTATTGGTATTAAAATGCGAACAGGATTAACTTCCTTAATTTACAGAAAAGTGTTAAAGAtgaatttatttcaacttgaCAACATATCCGTTGGGAAAATAATCACTTTAGTCACAAGAGATGTCaacgaatttgaaatttatgtaCTCAAAGTAACTTACTTTTTGTGCGATTCCCTTCGGTTTTTAATTACCTGCTATGTAGTCTATGTCGAAATCGGCTACTTAGTTGTCATTTTAGTTAGTTTATTTTGCACCATCATGTTAATTCAAG TGTTTCTGGCCAAAATATTGGCGTCAATGAAAATCAAAACTTTAAAGGAAACAGACCTCAGGTATCAGGCAACCAAAGAAATGTTAGATGCAATTGCAACCATCAAGTGCTATATTTGGGGCGACAGTTATAGTAAAAACGTTTCTAAAGTTAGAAC gAAAGAAGTTTGCCTCAtctacaaaatatatttattgcTTTACGCTAAATTCGCCATTTCGGAAACAATTTTGAATGCATCAACTTACGTTTTTATAACGAGTTCCATATGGTTAGGAAATCAAATTAAAGTTGAGACCATCTTCTTTTTGATCATCAGCATGCAGTCATTAGGTTTAGCTTTTAAAAGAGGAATTCCCAGAGGCATACACGAAATGATTAAGTTAGTAGCAGTACTTAGAAGAATTGGAAAAGTTCTTAGAATTATAGATGCACAATCGCCATCTAAACATAGAAATCAAGAAAAAGTTCCagtgaaaatcattttatcaAACTTAGATGTGCACTCCAGAGGCTGTAAAATATTAGAAAATGTCAACTttgaaatttgtaatcgaCTGACTGTCATAACTGGTTCTACTGCAAGTGGAAAATCCTTACTTTTGCAAGTGATATTAGGGGAGTATGAGGCAGTTGCAGGAAGGTTGAGCGTCAATGGTGGAATTTCTTATGCATCTCAACAACCTTGGCTATTTGCTTCCACGATTAGACAAAATATCTTGTTTGGAACAAAGTATGATGAAGAGCGATATCTGAAGGTCCTTCAAGTGTGTGCTCTTCTTCACGATTTACGATTACTCCCTGGGGGTGATGGGTTTATTGTTGCCGACAGAGGGGTGAATTTAAGTAAAGGCCAACAAAGTAGAATAAACTTAGCACGTGCTGTTTATCGAGACagtgaaatttatttgttggaTGATTGCTTGTCCAATCTGGACGTTCTTGTTGGGgtctatatttttgaaaaatgtattaaagaATTCCTGAAAGACAAGTTGGTCATTCTGGTTACTCAGAACCCAAGACATATTGGCGGAGCTGATAatgttataattttaaatgaacagACAGCGAAATTCGTATCCAATTCATCTAGAAATTTgttacaaaaagaaatcaaaagcCTTGCAATTGCCTGGAAAGAAGACAACTGCAAAGAAAACGAAGATGTGACTGAAGAAGATGTTCATGAAACCACGCATTTGCTTTCACAgggaaaactagaaaaaaatatatatgagGAAAAAGTAATTCCAGGAAGAATAAACTTGGAAAGTTATAAGAAATTCATAGCACATGGTGGTGGTTCTGTAAAGTTTGCCACTACTTGCATTGTATTTGGTGTGGTTCTAATTTCCAAAAGTTCTTtacaaaaattagaaaatgacTG GATTGATACAgaacagaaaattttaaattatacagTCTACAATAGtacaaatgacagttacaaaaaTGCAATGCAGAAGCGTCACCAGATGatttacatttttccaattatgtCACTAGCATTGGCAATAATGTCATTCTTAAGAGCTGGCATATTTTATCTGCTTGCCAGAAAGGCTTCACTAAGTTTACACAGAATGCTTTTCGAAAAAATAGTAAACGCTTCTGCGGAATTCTTTAGCAAACACTACattggaaacattttaaacaGATTTTCCGAAGATTTATTATACGTTGACGAACGAGTTCCCTTTTCGATGTACATGATCTTGGAA GCATTTGCAGACACAATTGGAATAATGATTCTAATGACATCTGTAAACCTAACATTTCTCACAATTTCCCTAGTATTCTGTACACTTCCTGTCGCAACAACAATATTCTGCCTGAAAACCGGAAGAATTCTGAAACAATTAGAAATTTCGA CTCGCAGTTCATTCATTGGACATGTAAATGCCACAACTGAAGGACTGCCAATTATACGATCTGCTAAAGTAGAAAATATTCTAATCGACGATTTTGACAAACATCAGAATTTGTACACCTCTGCCTCTTATCTCTAC ACGTATCCGCCGCACATGTTGGTTTTGTGCTATCACAAGCTGCCATCTTCAAGAAATCTTTACAAGTCGTATCCCGCAGAGGAATCAGAATTGAAACTGAGATAA
- the LOC138131073 gene encoding ATP-binding cassette sub-family C member 4-like isoform X1, whose amino-acid sequence MDHLKTKQKTANPEQTTNFFLKFVFIHMRNVFIRGVKNEADIYEVLPSFKSQTLGDKLEKNWNNHGVQNDPSMIKILWRSFRKQYLLLGITQVIPITITIVRPKIVRNFVSYFTKNHNNFNKTEAWFFGCAFVIIEFIQLLYNANFSLRLEAIGIKMRTGLTSLIYRKVLKMNLFQLDNISVGKIITLVTRDVNEFEIYVLKVTYFLCDSLRFLITCYVVYVEIGYLVVILVSLFCTIMLIQVFLAKILASMKIKTLKETDLRYQATKEMLDAIATIKCYIWGDSYSKNVSKVRTKEVCLIYKIYLLLYAKFAISETILNASTYVFITSSIWLGNQIKVETIFFLIISMQSLGLAFKRGIPRGIHEMIKLVAVLRRIGKVLRIIDAQSPSKHRNQEKVPVKIILSNLDVHSRGCKILENVNFEICNRLTVITGSTASGKSLLLQVILGEYEAVAGRLSVNGGISYASQQPWLFASTIRQNILFGTKYDEERYLKVLQVCALLHDLRLLPGGDGFIVADRGVNLSKGQQSRINLARAVYRDSEIYLLDDCLSNLDVLVGVYIFEKCIKEFLKDKLVILVTQNPRHIGGADNVIILNEQTAKFVSNSSRNLLQKEIKSLAIAWKEDNCKENEDVTEEDVHETTHLLSQGKLEKNIYEEKVIPGRINLESYKKFIAHGGGSVKFATTCIVFGVVLISKSSLQKLENDWIDTEQKILNYTVYNSTNDSYKNAMQKRHQMIYIFPIMSLALAIMSFLRAGIFYLLARKASLSLHRMLFEKIVNASAEFFSKHYIGNILNRFSEDLLYVDERVPFSMYMILEAFADTIGIMILMTSVNLTFLTISLVFCTLPVATTIFCLKTGRILKQLEISTRSSFIGHVNATTEGLPIIRSAKVENILIDDFDKHQNLYTSASYLYVCWFRALIFIVQIYFIFFISAILIQFLIVDTDVSAAHVGFVLSQAAIFKKSLQVVSRRGIRIETEITSIERILEYTEQDQEHRDGVSVEGWPQQGEIKFNKVYLSYDSDNYVLHNLNFTVKPQETIAIVGRTAAGKSSIISTILRLHKFEGKIFIDGVDIATLPLETLRSNVSVISQDPALFTGTVRENIDLTGKYTDAEIWNALKVVKLERSFSSLDHRISTVVSNLSLGQKQLLCLARAIIRKSKILIMDEVTASVDQKSEKMIHKIVLEELACCTVIMVTHKLDYVLEYDKVMVLDNGSVVEFDHPSLLLNNVNGLFHKIFKKAN is encoded by the exons ATGGATCATCTGAAAACAAAACAGAAAACCGCTAACCCAgaacaaacaacaaatttcTTCTTAAAGTTTGTTTTCat CCACATGAGAAATGTGTTTATAAGAGGCGTCAAAAATGAGGCTGACATTTACGAAGTGCTTCCGTCTTTCAAGTCCCAAACATTAGGGGataaactagaaaaaaattggaataatcaTGGAGTTCAAAACGATCCATCAATGATTAAAATCTTATGGAGAAGTTTCAGAAAACAATATTTGCTGCTCGGCATTACTCAAGTCATTCCAATTACTATAAC AATTGTGCGACCAAAAATTGTAAGGAATTTTGTATCGTATTTTACCAAAAACCAcaacaattttaacaaaactgaAGCATGGTTCTTTGGATGTGCCTTTGTTATTATTGAGTTTATACAACTTTTGTATAATGCAAATTTTTCACTCAGACTTGAAGCTATTGGTATTAAAATGCGAACAGGATTAACTTCCTTAATTTACAGAAAAGTGTTAAAGAtgaatttatttcaacttgaCAACATATCCGTTGGGAAAATAATCACTTTAGTCACAAGAGATGTCaacgaatttgaaatttatgtaCTCAAAGTAACTTACTTTTTGTGCGATTCCCTTCGGTTTTTAATTACCTGCTATGTAGTCTATGTCGAAATCGGCTACTTAGTTGTCATTTTAGTTAGTTTATTTTGCACCATCATGTTAATTCAAG TGTTTCTGGCCAAAATATTGGCGTCAATGAAAATCAAAACTTTAAAGGAAACAGACCTCAGGTATCAGGCAACCAAAGAAATGTTAGATGCAATTGCAACCATCAAGTGCTATATTTGGGGCGACAGTTATAGTAAAAACGTTTCTAAAGTTAGAAC gAAAGAAGTTTGCCTCAtctacaaaatatatttattgcTTTACGCTAAATTCGCCATTTCGGAAACAATTTTGAATGCATCAACTTACGTTTTTATAACGAGTTCCATATGGTTAGGAAATCAAATTAAAGTTGAGACCATCTTCTTTTTGATCATCAGCATGCAGTCATTAGGTTTAGCTTTTAAAAGAGGAATTCCCAGAGGCATACACGAAATGATTAAGTTAGTAGCAGTACTTAGAAGAATTGGAAAAGTTCTTAGAATTATAGATGCACAATCGCCATCTAAACATAGAAATCAAGAAAAAGTTCCagtgaaaatcattttatcaAACTTAGATGTGCACTCCAGAGGCTGTAAAATATTAGAAAATGTCAACTttgaaatttgtaatcgaCTGACTGTCATAACTGGTTCTACTGCAAGTGGAAAATCCTTACTTTTGCAAGTGATATTAGGGGAGTATGAGGCAGTTGCAGGAAGGTTGAGCGTCAATGGTGGAATTTCTTATGCATCTCAACAACCTTGGCTATTTGCTTCCACGATTAGACAAAATATCTTGTTTGGAACAAAGTATGATGAAGAGCGATATCTGAAGGTCCTTCAAGTGTGTGCTCTTCTTCACGATTTACGATTACTCCCTGGGGGTGATGGGTTTATTGTTGCCGACAGAGGGGTGAATTTAAGTAAAGGCCAACAAAGTAGAATAAACTTAGCACGTGCTGTTTATCGAGACagtgaaatttatttgttggaTGATTGCTTGTCCAATCTGGACGTTCTTGTTGGGgtctatatttttgaaaaatgtattaaagaATTCCTGAAAGACAAGTTGGTCATTCTGGTTACTCAGAACCCAAGACATATTGGCGGAGCTGATAatgttataattttaaatgaacagACAGCGAAATTCGTATCCAATTCATCTAGAAATTTgttacaaaaagaaatcaaaagcCTTGCAATTGCCTGGAAAGAAGACAACTGCAAAGAAAACGAAGATGTGACTGAAGAAGATGTTCATGAAACCACGCATTTGCTTTCACAgggaaaactagaaaaaaatatatatgagGAAAAAGTAATTCCAGGAAGAATAAACTTGGAAAGTTATAAGAAATTCATAGCACATGGTGGTGGTTCTGTAAAGTTTGCCACTACTTGCATTGTATTTGGTGTGGTTCTAATTTCCAAAAGTTCTTtacaaaaattagaaaatgacTG GATTGATACAgaacagaaaattttaaattatacagTCTACAATAGtacaaatgacagttacaaaaaTGCAATGCAGAAGCGTCACCAGATGatttacatttttccaattatgtCACTAGCATTGGCAATAATGTCATTCTTAAGAGCTGGCATATTTTATCTGCTTGCCAGAAAGGCTTCACTAAGTTTACACAGAATGCTTTTCGAAAAAATAGTAAACGCTTCTGCGGAATTCTTTAGCAAACACTACattggaaacattttaaacaGATTTTCCGAAGATTTATTATACGTTGACGAACGAGTTCCCTTTTCGATGTACATGATCTTGGAA GCATTTGCAGACACAATTGGAATAATGATTCTAATGACATCTGTAAACCTAACATTTCTCACAATTTCCCTAGTATTCTGTACACTTCCTGTCGCAACAACAATATTCTGCCTGAAAACCGGAAGAATTCTGAAACAATTAGAAATTTCGA CTCGCAGTTCATTCATTGGACATGTAAATGCCACAACTGAAGGACTGCCAATTATACGATCTGCTAAAGTAGAAAATATTCTAATCGACGATTTTGACAAACATCAGAATTTGTACACCTCTGCCTCTTATCTCTACGTATGTTGGTTCAGAGCTCTTATCTTCATCGTGCAAATTTACTTTATATTCTTTATATCCGCCATACTAATACAATTCTTGATAGTTGACACcg ACGTATCCGCCGCACATGTTGGTTTTGTGCTATCACAAGCTGCCATCTTCAAGAAATCTTTACAAGTCGTATCCCGCAGAGGAATCAGAATTGAAACTGAGATAACATCAATAGAACGAATTCTAGAGTACACCGAACAGGATCAAGAACACAGAGACGGTGTCTCGGTTGAGGGTTGGCCTCAGCAaggagaaataaaatttaacaaagtTTATCTTTCCTACGACTCCGACAACTACGTCCTGCATAATCTTAATTTTACGGTGAAACCTCAAGAAACAATTGCCATTGTCGGTAGAACAGCTGCTGGAAAATCGTCGATAATTTCCACGATTCTGCGATTGCACAAGTTTGAAgggaaaatatttatagaTGGAGTGGACATCGCAACTCTTCCATTAGAGACACTCAGATCGAATGTTTCTGTAATTTCTCAGGATCCAGCTTTGTTCACGGGAACAGTTCGAGAAAACATTGACCTCACCGGAAAATATACAGACGCTGAAATCTGGAATGCCCTTAAGGTGGTGAAGTTAGAAAGGTCATTTTCTAGTTTGGACCACAGGATCAGTACTGTTGTTTCGAACTTAAGTCTGGGTCAAAAACAACTTCTCTGTTTGGCGAGAGCCATTATTcgcaaaagtaaaattttaattatggaTGAAGTGACCGCAAGTGTGGAccaaaaatctgaaaaaatgATACATAAAATAGTGTTAGAAGAACTTGCATGTTGTACGGTCATTATGGTTACGCACAAATTAGATTATGTTTTGGAGTATGACAAAGTAATGGTTTTGGATAACGGCAGTGTTGTCGAATTTGATCATCCTTCTCTTTTGTTAAACAATGTGAATGGACTATTTcacaaaatattcaaaaaagcCAATTAG
- the LOC138131956 gene encoding uncharacterized protein isoform X1, with protein MKLQLITASLYLISRGAGRPQSPSEWPMDRVLKEAATHFGSKDLGDINLPGKNSHHNQNDQPHAFNLTNDGSGNYYFGFHAYHLERYEVGELKNPGTDNEIQTVRGQYTTRYDNGNGAIVILTVGYVADENGFQPFLISVKGILGQVGPAAPSGPKSGISSAVLGSLVGGNIG; from the exons ATGAAATTG CAGTTGATAACCGCTTCCCTATATCTTATTTCTCGTGGGGCCGGGCGGCCTCAGTCACCTAGCGAGTGGCCAATGGACCGAGTGCTCAAAGAAGCAGCAACACACTTTGGTTCCAAAGATTTGGGAGATATAAATTTACCAGGAAAGAATTCTCATCACAACCAAAATGACCAGCCGCACGCATTTAATTTAACCAATGATGGATcaggaaattattattttgg tttccACGCGTATCATTTAGAACGGTACGAGGTGGGGGAATTAAAAAATCCTGGCACAGATAACGAAATTCAAACCGTGAGAGGTCAATACACTACCCGATATGACAATGGGAATGGTGCTATCGTTATCCTTACTGTTGGTTACGTAGCCGATGAGAATGGTTTTCAACCATTTCTAATATCTGTTAAGGGTATCTTAGGGCAAGTAGGTCCGGCTGCACCTTCAGGACCCAAAAGCGGAATATCCTCCGCTGTGTTGGGATCTTTGGTGGGAGGAAATATCGGATAG
- the LOC138131956 gene encoding uncharacterized protein isoform X2, giving the protein MKLLITASLYLISRGAGRPQSPSEWPMDRVLKEAATHFGSKDLGDINLPGKNSHHNQNDQPHAFNLTNDGSGNYYFGFHAYHLERYEVGELKNPGTDNEIQTVRGQYTTRYDNGNGAIVILTVGYVADENGFQPFLISVKGILGQVGPAAPSGPKSGISSAVLGSLVGGNIG; this is encoded by the exons ATGAAATTG TTGATAACCGCTTCCCTATATCTTATTTCTCGTGGGGCCGGGCGGCCTCAGTCACCTAGCGAGTGGCCAATGGACCGAGTGCTCAAAGAAGCAGCAACACACTTTGGTTCCAAAGATTTGGGAGATATAAATTTACCAGGAAAGAATTCTCATCACAACCAAAATGACCAGCCGCACGCATTTAATTTAACCAATGATGGATcaggaaattattattttgg tttccACGCGTATCATTTAGAACGGTACGAGGTGGGGGAATTAAAAAATCCTGGCACAGATAACGAAATTCAAACCGTGAGAGGTCAATACACTACCCGATATGACAATGGGAATGGTGCTATCGTTATCCTTACTGTTGGTTACGTAGCCGATGAGAATGGTTTTCAACCATTTCTAATATCTGTTAAGGGTATCTTAGGGCAAGTAGGTCCGGCTGCACCTTCAGGACCCAAAAGCGGAATATCCTCCGCTGTGTTGGGATCTTTGGTGGGAGGAAATATCGGATAG
- the LOC138130071 gene encoding uncharacterized protein: MKLFLIVVSLSLVYYGYGRSQHFAADDNTHPAIKAGKVHFGDLKDFKDVELPPKTYQPGFNLTNDGSGNYYFSVFTGLDERYEVGELKNPGTDNEIQSVKGQYVDRYRDEIGVQIIRTIGYVADENGFRPFVVSTDIIQSAIGAPGSAYAGGPDGKSGISSATLGSLVGGNLG; the protein is encoded by the exons ATGAAATTG TTCCTTATAGTTGTTTCCTTATCTCTTGTTTATTACGGCTACGGAAGATCTCAACATTTTGCTGCAGACGACAACACACATCCAGCCATCAAAGCAGGTAAAGTGCATTTCGGCGATTTAAAAGACTTTAAAGACGTTGAGCTACCACCAAAAACATATCAGCCGggatttaatttaacaaatgacGGATCCGGAAACTACTATTTTAG tGTTTTCACGGGTCTCGATGAAAGGTACGAAGTtggtgaattaaaaaatcccGGAACCGATAATGAAATACAGAGTGTTAAAGGTCAATACGTTGATAGATATCGCGATGAAATTGGTGTTCAAATTATTCGTACCATTGGTTATGTAGCTGACGAGAACGGTTTCCGACCATTTGTCGTATCCACTGATATTATACAGAGTGCCATCGGTGCACCGGGGTCTGCTTATGCTGGCGGCCCCGATGGAAAGTCTGGAATATCGTCTGCAACACTGGGAAGTTTGGTAGGAGGGAACTTAGGTTAA